Within Calditrichota bacterium, the genomic segment ACTGGAAGAGGAGGAGAAGAAGTGAGCCAAACCTACATGAACATTCCCAGGGAGGAGATCCCCTGGTATCCGACCATTGACCAGGACGCCTGTACCGCGTGTGGGAACTGCGTGGACTTTTGCGCAAACGGCGTTTTTGCCCAGAAAGAAGATTGCGTGGAAGTGGTCAATCCCTACAATTGCGTGGTGGGATGCGACGCCTGTGCCAAGGATTGCCCCTCGGGGGCCCTTCATTTTCCCAGCAAGGAGGAGCTGGTGCAGAAGCTGCGCGAGCTTCGTGAGGCGTACGCCGACAAGGCGGAACGCTAGTTGGCTTTTGGGGCTATACTTCAGGGAACCACGGTGAGTGCTGGTCTGCGCCTCACCGTGTATTCCCTTTGCACGGGCGCACCTCTTGGCAGACCCGACGTTCAAGCAACGTTATGGTCGAGGCGAAGAAAGGGAGTGGCCCTTCGCTCTTCGGGAAGAGGTCGAGGAGCAATAGGGAGCGAGCTGCTGGGAGCCGCGGGGTTGGTGTTCAACTCATTGTGCACCCGCGGCCCTGCGTCCGTTTCCGCGTGAAAGGACCTCCGGGAGCATGAGTGGAGCTACAGGGATGGGAAACCTGCTCGAGATACGTCAGCTAAATCTGGCGCTGGACGGTCGGCCGATCTTGCGTGACTTGACCCTCGACATCAGGAGGGGAGAAGTGCACAGCATTCTCGGCATGAATGGCACGGGCAAGTCCACCCTGGCCTACGCGATCATGGGCTTGAGTGGCTACCGGCCGCAGTCCGGCACGATCCTCTTCGCAGGCGAGGACATCACCCCCCTGTCGGTGGCGGAGCGCGCCAAGCGAGGAATCACCCTGGCCTGGCAGGAGCCGGCCCGCTTCGAGGGCCTCAGTGTCGCGGAATACTTGCGCATCAGTGGCCGGGCCAACAATGGCCCGCTGAGCCCGGCAGAATGTCTGCGCATGGTGGGTTTGAATCCTGAGCGCTATCTCTCGCGGATTGTGGACAATACCCTGAGCGGCGGCGAGCGCAAGCGCATCGAGCTGGCCTCGGTATTGGCTATGCAGCCCAAGCTGGTCATTCTGGATGAGCCCGATTCCGGCATCGACGCCCTGTCCATCGACTACATCGTGGATGACATTCGTGCCTTTGTGCGCCACGGCGCGTCGGTTCTGCTCATCACCCACCACGAGGAGGTGGCGCGCATGGCAGACAGGGCTTCCTCTCTGTGTGGAGGCACCATTCTGAAGACGGGCCTGCCGGAAGAGGTGGCGCGCTTTTTCCGAAACCACTGCCGGGAGTGTCCCCATGTGAACCAGCCGGAGGAGGAGATCTACCGCAATGTTTGATCCGCGCCAGGAGTTTGAGCTCCTCGCTGAGGCGTACGAGAAGAGCGGAGGGCAACTTGATGCACTGAGGGATGCCCAGGTCGGCAGCTTAGTGGTCAGTTTGAACAAGATTCTTGCCAAGAACGAGATACCAGGCCTGCTTATCGAGGGACAAGAAACCGCCAGCGGAGTTCGCGCCAGGATCACGGTCAAGCAGGGCACCGTGATCGAACGTCCCGTGCACCTCTGCTTCGGGGTGTTGCCCAAAGAGGGGGTGCAGGAGGTCGTGGCCGAATTCGTCATCGAAGACCAAGCAAAGGCCACCTTCCTGGCGCACTGTTCTTTTCCGAATGCCGTAAGCGTCAGACACCTCATGCAGGGCACCGTCCGGGTAGGCAAGGGGGCCGCGATGACTTACAACGAGACCCACTTTCACGGTGACGAAGGGGGTGTCGAGGTGCTGCCGGTGATGCGCGTGGAGGTTGCAGAGGGGGGTGAGTTTCGCAGCGAGTTCAAACTCACCCAGGGGGCAGCCGGCCGGGTGGAGATCGACTATGAGGTGCGGGTTGGCGACCACGGCCTCTGTGAGCTGTATGCCAAGGTCTATGGGAAGCAGAACGACAGCATTCGCGTGAAGGAATCGATTTATCTGGACGGAGGAGGTGCTCGCGGGCTGGCCAAGAGCCGCATTGTGGTCACCGATCGCGCAGAGAGCGAAGTGGTAGGCGAAATCGTGGGCAACGGACCCTCGTCGCGGGGGCATGTGGACTGCGTGGAGATTGTTCAGGGCAAGCAGGCGCGTGCCAGCGCCGTGCCCATGCTCCGCGTAGTGGACGAGACGGCCAAGCTCACCCACGAGGCCGCCATAGGCAGCGTGGACAAGAAGCAGGTGGAGACGCTGATGGCGCGCGGTCTGACCGAGAGCGAGGCGGTAGAGGTGGTAGTCCAGGGTCTGCTGCGATAGAGCGCGACTGCTGCAGTTTTCTCTCCAGAACTGGAGGGAACGGACTGTGCAGTTGCCAGGGTCGTGGGCGGATGAGACAGTGGTGCCAACAAGGCTCAACCTTGAGGTGACGCGCGAGGCCCCGCTTGGGCTTATCCAGTCCGGCCAACGTCAGTGCCGAAGGAAGGGAGAGGAAGGAAGAGGGACGGACATGATGTCGCCAGAAGAGGTCCTGAGGACGCGAAAGGTTTACGCCCTGATAGGGGCTTCGCAGGACGTTCTCAAATACAGCTACGAGTTGTTTCACACTCTTCTCCAGGCCGGTTACACGGTCTACCCGGTTAATCCCAGGTACCAGGCTATTGATGGTCAACGATGCTATGGCTCTCTGGGAGAGTTGCCGGAGAAGCCTGAGGTGGTTATTACCGCGCTCGCGCCGGCAAATACGGAAAAGGCACTGGAACAGGCGGCGGCTCTGGGGATAGAAATTGTGTGGATACCCCCAGGGTCCTCGTCGGACGAAGTGCTGCAAAAGGCTCTTCAACTGGGCCTGACCGTGCTTCATGGCGTGTGCCCTGTCGGTACGCTCCGACGTCTCACACGCGGCGGCTGAGAGGATATTGGAGGGGCAAGTGGCGCGCAATAGCAGTTAGGCGCTGGCACGGTGGACTTGGCGCTGAGGCTATGTCGAGGAGTCGAACATGCATGAATGGGCTTTGGCTGAAGGAGTTGTGGCAACGGCCATCAAGGTGGCTGAGAGGGAGGGGCTGAGAGAGATCACCGAGATCAGGGTCAAGATCGGGGAATTGCAGCAGACGGACATGGAGGTCTTTGAGTTCGCGTTGAAGGAGATCGTTCGTCCGCAGACTGCTTTGCTCAAACGTGCGCAATTCATCTTCGAACCGGAACCGGCTGTGCTCAAGTGCCGGGTGTGCGGCACGGAGTGGGCGTTCAAAGATGCGCTGAAGAAGCTGGATGAGGAACAGTCTGAGTCCATTCACTTCTTGCCCGAGACGGCTCACGTCTATGTGAGGTGTCCGAACTGCCACAGCCCGGATTTTGAGGTCACCAAGGGACGCGGCGTGTGGCTGGAATCGATAACCGGAGAAAAGTGAGGCAATATGGACCCGAGGCTTAGCATCATCGAACAGAGGTTGCAAGACGTCCACAGGGTCATTGCCGTCGCGGGGGGCAAAGGGGGAATCGGCAAGAGCTCCGTTGCTGCCACCCTGGCCCTGGTGCTGGCACGCACCGGCCACCGGGTGGGCCTGCTTGACCTGGACATCTGCGGACCTTCCACTCATGTGATCTTGGGGATCAAGGACGTTTACCCCACCGAGGACAAGGGCATCGTGCCTCCGCTCGTGCACGGCATAAAATTCATGTCGATTATCTACTACGCTGGCGACAACCCCTCACCCATCAGGGGCGCTGACATCTCCAACCTCATCATCGAGCTGCTCACCATTACCCGTTGGGGCACGTTAGACTTCCTGGTCATCGACATGCCGCCCGGTATCGGCGACCCGACGCTGGATATCATCCGCTTCATGAAGCGGGTGGAGTTTCTGGTGATAACTACCCCTTCAAAGGTCGCGCTGGAGACGGTGAGGAAGCTGGTCAAGATGCTCATTGAGTTAGGCATTCCCATCACTGGCTTGGTGGAGAACATGAAGATGCCGTCTACTCCGGGGATTGGCCAGTCGTTGGAGCCGTTCGGTGTGCCGCTCTTGGGTGGAATAGCGTTCGATGAGGGTCTGGAGCAGGCAGTGGGGGATGTGGACAGGTTAGCGGAGAGTCGCTTTGCTCGAGATCTGACGGCTGCTCTGCGGAACATAATCGACGAGACAGGAGGGAAGAGCCATGTGTAGACCTTTCGGACCTCATTTTCACGGCGGGCATGCGATGATGGGGTGCTGCTGTGGGCCCTGGGGCTGGCGTAGGCCCAGCAAAGAGGAGCGTTTGGAGTGGTTAGAGTCCTACCGCGACGACCTCAAACGGGAGTTAGAGGAGGTCGAGAAGGAAATAGGGCGGGTGAGAGATCAGGAGTAGGCTTCGATGCCCGCCTGGTGTGCCGACAGCAGGGAGTGCGGCCCTGCGAGTAGATTGGCGGCTGCGCATGCGGAGCCCCTCTATGGCAAGGCGAGGGTGGAGCCGAGTTCCCGTGCAGAGCTTGTATGGCGAGTAGCTCCGGTGCGTCAAGATTGGTGCCGCATCTCTTTGAGGAGGAATCGATATGCCGACCTATGAGTTCCGCTGCCTGAGCTGTGGGCATCAGTTCGAAGTGTTTACCTCCATCAGTCAGAAGGAGAAGGGGTTGGACCTCTCGTGTCCCAACTGTGGCGACGACAGGATCGCCGAAGTCTTTGGCTCCGTGATGATCATGCACAAGACCGGGGAAGTGGTGCCAACTGGCGGAAGCTGCTGCTCACGGCGATGAGATGATGCCAGGCTGGCCAGTTTCGCCAGCGTGTTCTGGCGCGCCGGGAGGCGATGGCGTCGCATGCCTACCAGAGACTGGACGCAGATACTGAGCCGAGGAGGAACCCATGGGAGCGGAAGGAACTCTTGGCTTCATTGGCGGCGGACGGGTGACCCGCCTGC encodes:
- a CDS encoding CoA-binding protein codes for the protein MMSPEEVLRTRKVYALIGASQDVLKYSYELFHTLLQAGYTVYPVNPRYQAIDGQRCYGSLGELPEKPEVVITALAPANTEKALEQAAALGIEIVWIPPGSSSDEVLQKALQLGLTVLHGVCPVGTLRRLTRGG
- the hypA gene encoding hydrogenase nickel incorporation protein HypA; this encodes MHEWALAEGVVATAIKVAEREGLREITEIRVKIGELQQTDMEVFEFALKEIVRPQTALLKRAQFIFEPEPAVLKCRVCGTEWAFKDALKKLDEEQSESIHFLPETAHVYVRCPNCHSPDFEVTKGRGVWLESITGEK
- a CDS encoding DUF5320 domain-containing protein: MCRPFGPHFHGGHAMMGCCCGPWGWRRPSKEERLEWLESYRDDLKRELEEVEKEIGRVRDQE
- a CDS encoding SufD family Fe-S cluster assembly protein → MFDPRQEFELLAEAYEKSGGQLDALRDAQVGSLVVSLNKILAKNEIPGLLIEGQETASGVRARITVKQGTVIERPVHLCFGVLPKEGVQEVVAEFVIEDQAKATFLAHCSFPNAVSVRHLMQGTVRVGKGAAMTYNETHFHGDEGGVEVLPVMRVEVAEGGEFRSEFKLTQGAAGRVEIDYEVRVGDHGLCELYAKVYGKQNDSIRVKESIYLDGGGARGLAKSRIVVTDRAESEVVGEIVGNGPSSRGHVDCVEIVQGKQARASAVPMLRVVDETAKLTHEAAIGSVDKKQVETLMARGLTESEAVEVVVQGLLR
- a CDS encoding ferredoxin family protein, with the translated sequence MNIPREEIPWYPTIDQDACTACGNCVDFCANGVFAQKEDCVEVVNPYNCVVGCDACAKDCPSGALHFPSKEELVQKLRELREAYADKAER
- a CDS encoding P-loop NTPase, with translation MDPRLSIIEQRLQDVHRVIAVAGGKGGIGKSSVAATLALVLARTGHRVGLLDLDICGPSTHVILGIKDVYPTEDKGIVPPLVHGIKFMSIIYYAGDNPSPIRGADISNLIIELLTITRWGTLDFLVIDMPPGIGDPTLDIIRFMKRVEFLVITTPSKVALETVRKLVKMLIELGIPITGLVENMKMPSTPGIGQSLEPFGVPLLGGIAFDEGLEQAVGDVDRLAESRFARDLTAALRNIIDETGGKSHV
- a CDS encoding zinc ribbon domain-containing protein, giving the protein MPTYEFRCLSCGHQFEVFTSISQKEKGLDLSCPNCGDDRIAEVFGSVMIMHKTGEVVPTGGSCCSRR
- a CDS encoding ABC transporter ATP-binding protein; its protein translation is MGNLLEIRQLNLALDGRPILRDLTLDIRRGEVHSILGMNGTGKSTLAYAIMGLSGYRPQSGTILFAGEDITPLSVAERAKRGITLAWQEPARFEGLSVAEYLRISGRANNGPLSPAECLRMVGLNPERYLSRIVDNTLSGGERKRIELASVLAMQPKLVILDEPDSGIDALSIDYIVDDIRAFVRHGASVLLITHHEEVARMADRASSLCGGTILKTGLPEEVARFFRNHCRECPHVNQPEEEIYRNV